Proteins encoded together in one Gigantopelta aegis isolate Gae_Host chromosome 8, Gae_host_genome, whole genome shotgun sequence window:
- the LOC121378869 gene encoding lengsin-like isoform X1, protein MAQSNEVLEKMIAEVMKYDYVRFSFADMNCISRGKLMPARNASLYLEDGVTMYAGVVVLGPHSECVVPPRVEAMQSGNMSIIPDLDTLHPVPWMGMGKYRVGELLCETYWLDDTHQDACPRYVARRQVDRLSEMGYSIYSGFELEFHMSCLETKQPLFHDKDYMCNRTVARNERLFLDMEKYLLDAGVDIDMLHTEHGAGMMEGVLRPKYGIKSPDMTFIFIQGILEMADKNGYLANFMSKRDMNDDGNGLHFSHSVYEKHTGKNVFYDPTKPDNLSDLAKHWVAGLIKHSGAMAALLCPTVNCYRRLFRAWAPGKVFWGIENRYAAYRAKNKGSKYTYLENRISGGKANPYLVFAATVAAGLDGIINKLECPAPNDEESAKDLPHSLSSALAELEADAVIVDALSEEFVSWYVQNKTEVDINILEGPNAPKDDVAKLNAETLMYC, encoded by the exons ATGGCCCAGTCTAACGAAGTGTTGGAGAAGATGATTGCAGAAGTCATGAAATACGACTATGTGCGCTTCTCGTTTGCCGACATGAACTGTATTTCTAGAGGAAAGCTCATGCCTGCAAGAAATGCGTCTCTTTACCTGGAAGACGGTGTCACTATGTATGCAG GAGTCGTGGTCTTGGGTCCGCATTCCGAGTGCGTCGTGCCACCCCGAGTGGAAGCGATGCAATCCGGCAACATGAGCATCATCCCTGACCTTGACACGCTGCACCCCGTGCCCTGGATGGGCATGGGCAAGTACAGGGTCGGGGAGCTGCTGTGCGAGACCTACTGGCTGGACGACACGCACCAGGACGCCTGCCCCCGCTACGTTGCTAGGAGACAGGTTGACAGGCTCTCCGAGATGGGCTACAGCATTTACTCCGGCTTCGAACTGGAGTTCCACATGTCCTGTCTAGAAACCAAGCAGCCGCTGTTCCACGACAAGGACTACATGTGCAACAGGACAGTGGCGAGGAACGAGAGGCTGTTCCTGGACATGGAGAAGTATCTTCTGGACGCCGGCGTCGACATTGACATGCTGCACACGGAGCACGGCGCGGGGATGATGGAGGGCGTCCTCAGGCCCAAGTATGGAATAAAGAGTCCAGACATGACGTTCATCTTCATTCAGGGGATCTTGGAAATGGCCGACAAAAACGGATATCTTGCCAATTTCATGTCCAAACGAGACATGAATGATGACGGCAATGGTCTGCATTTCAGTCACTCTGTCTATGAGAAGCATACCGGCAAGAACGTCTTTTACGATCCCACTAAACCCGATAACCTGTCTGATCTAGCTAAGCATTGGGTGGCAGGCTTGATCAAACATTCTGGGGCCATGGCGGCATTGCTCTGCCCCACCGTCAACTGCTATCGCCGCCTGTTTCGTGCCTGGGCACCGGGGAAAGTATTCTGGGGAATAGAAAACAGATATGCGGCTTATCGAGCCAAGAATAAGGGCTCCAAGTACACTTACCTTGAGAATCGCATCTCTGGCGGGAAGGCCAACCCGTACCTGGTATTCGCTGCGACGGTTGCTGCCGGTTTGGATGGCATCATTAATAAACTAGAGTGCCCGGCGCCAAACGACGAGGAGTCTGCTAAGGATCTTCCCCATTCTCTGTCGTCTGCTCTTGCGGAACTCGAAGCAGACGCAGTAATAGTGGATGCACTGAGCGAGGAATTCGTGTCGTGGTATGTACAGAACAAAACCGAAGTGGATATCAACATCTTGGAAGGACCTAATGCACCCAAAGACGACGTCGCTAAATTGAATGCCGAAACCCTCATGTATTGTTAA
- the LOC121378869 gene encoding glutamine synthetase-like isoform X2, producing the protein MMEIHGVVVLGPHSECVVPPRVEAMQSGNMSIIPDLDTLHPVPWMGMGKYRVGELLCETYWLDDTHQDACPRYVARRQVDRLSEMGYSIYSGFELEFHMSCLETKQPLFHDKDYMCNRTVARNERLFLDMEKYLLDAGVDIDMLHTEHGAGMMEGVLRPKYGIKSPDMTFIFIQGILEMADKNGYLANFMSKRDMNDDGNGLHFSHSVYEKHTGKNVFYDPTKPDNLSDLAKHWVAGLIKHSGAMAALLCPTVNCYRRLFRAWAPGKVFWGIENRYAAYRAKNKGSKYTYLENRISGGKANPYLVFAATVAAGLDGIINKLECPAPNDEESAKDLPHSLSSALAELEADAVIVDALSEEFVSWYVQNKTEVDINILEGPNAPKDDVAKLNAETLMYC; encoded by the exons atgatggaaatacatg GAGTCGTGGTCTTGGGTCCGCATTCCGAGTGCGTCGTGCCACCCCGAGTGGAAGCGATGCAATCCGGCAACATGAGCATCATCCCTGACCTTGACACGCTGCACCCCGTGCCCTGGATGGGCATGGGCAAGTACAGGGTCGGGGAGCTGCTGTGCGAGACCTACTGGCTGGACGACACGCACCAGGACGCCTGCCCCCGCTACGTTGCTAGGAGACAGGTTGACAGGCTCTCCGAGATGGGCTACAGCATTTACTCCGGCTTCGAACTGGAGTTCCACATGTCCTGTCTAGAAACCAAGCAGCCGCTGTTCCACGACAAGGACTACATGTGCAACAGGACAGTGGCGAGGAACGAGAGGCTGTTCCTGGACATGGAGAAGTATCTTCTGGACGCCGGCGTCGACATTGACATGCTGCACACGGAGCACGGCGCGGGGATGATGGAGGGCGTCCTCAGGCCCAAGTATGGAATAAAGAGTCCAGACATGACGTTCATCTTCATTCAGGGGATCTTGGAAATGGCCGACAAAAACGGATATCTTGCCAATTTCATGTCCAAACGAGACATGAATGATGACGGCAATGGTCTGCATTTCAGTCACTCTGTCTATGAGAAGCATACCGGCAAGAACGTCTTTTACGATCCCACTAAACCCGATAACCTGTCTGATCTAGCTAAGCATTGGGTGGCAGGCTTGATCAAACATTCTGGGGCCATGGCGGCATTGCTCTGCCCCACCGTCAACTGCTATCGCCGCCTGTTTCGTGCCTGGGCACCGGGGAAAGTATTCTGGGGAATAGAAAACAGATATGCGGCTTATCGAGCCAAGAATAAGGGCTCCAAGTACACTTACCTTGAGAATCGCATCTCTGGCGGGAAGGCCAACCCGTACCTGGTATTCGCTGCGACGGTTGCTGCCGGTTTGGATGGCATCATTAATAAACTAGAGTGCCCGGCGCCAAACGACGAGGAGTCTGCTAAGGATCTTCCCCATTCTCTGTCGTCTGCTCTTGCGGAACTCGAAGCAGACGCAGTAATAGTGGATGCACTGAGCGAGGAATTCGTGTCGTGGTATGTACAGAACAAAACCGAAGTGGATATCAACATCTTGGAAGGACCTAATGCACCCAAAGACGACGTCGCTAAATTGAATGCCGAAACCCTCATGTATTGTTAA
- the LOC121378869 gene encoding glutamine synthetase-like isoform X3 yields MQSGNMSIIPDLDTLHPVPWMGMGKYRVGELLCETYWLDDTHQDACPRYVARRQVDRLSEMGYSIYSGFELEFHMSCLETKQPLFHDKDYMCNRTVARNERLFLDMEKYLLDAGVDIDMLHTEHGAGMMEGVLRPKYGIKSPDMTFIFIQGILEMADKNGYLANFMSKRDMNDDGNGLHFSHSVYEKHTGKNVFYDPTKPDNLSDLAKHWVAGLIKHSGAMAALLCPTVNCYRRLFRAWAPGKVFWGIENRYAAYRAKNKGSKYTYLENRISGGKANPYLVFAATVAAGLDGIINKLECPAPNDEESAKDLPHSLSSALAELEADAVIVDALSEEFVSWYVQNKTEVDINILEGPNAPKDDVAKLNAETLMYC; encoded by the coding sequence ATGCAATCCGGCAACATGAGCATCATCCCTGACCTTGACACGCTGCACCCCGTGCCCTGGATGGGCATGGGCAAGTACAGGGTCGGGGAGCTGCTGTGCGAGACCTACTGGCTGGACGACACGCACCAGGACGCCTGCCCCCGCTACGTTGCTAGGAGACAGGTTGACAGGCTCTCCGAGATGGGCTACAGCATTTACTCCGGCTTCGAACTGGAGTTCCACATGTCCTGTCTAGAAACCAAGCAGCCGCTGTTCCACGACAAGGACTACATGTGCAACAGGACAGTGGCGAGGAACGAGAGGCTGTTCCTGGACATGGAGAAGTATCTTCTGGACGCCGGCGTCGACATTGACATGCTGCACACGGAGCACGGCGCGGGGATGATGGAGGGCGTCCTCAGGCCCAAGTATGGAATAAAGAGTCCAGACATGACGTTCATCTTCATTCAGGGGATCTTGGAAATGGCCGACAAAAACGGATATCTTGCCAATTTCATGTCCAAACGAGACATGAATGATGACGGCAATGGTCTGCATTTCAGTCACTCTGTCTATGAGAAGCATACCGGCAAGAACGTCTTTTACGATCCCACTAAACCCGATAACCTGTCTGATCTAGCTAAGCATTGGGTGGCAGGCTTGATCAAACATTCTGGGGCCATGGCGGCATTGCTCTGCCCCACCGTCAACTGCTATCGCCGCCTGTTTCGTGCCTGGGCACCGGGGAAAGTATTCTGGGGAATAGAAAACAGATATGCGGCTTATCGAGCCAAGAATAAGGGCTCCAAGTACACTTACCTTGAGAATCGCATCTCTGGCGGGAAGGCCAACCCGTACCTGGTATTCGCTGCGACGGTTGCTGCCGGTTTGGATGGCATCATTAATAAACTAGAGTGCCCGGCGCCAAACGACGAGGAGTCTGCTAAGGATCTTCCCCATTCTCTGTCGTCTGCTCTTGCGGAACTCGAAGCAGACGCAGTAATAGTGGATGCACTGAGCGAGGAATTCGTGTCGTGGTATGTACAGAACAAAACCGAAGTGGATATCAACATCTTGGAAGGACCTAATGCACCCAAAGACGACGTCGCTAAATTGAATGCCGAAACCCTCATGTATTGTTAA
- the LOC121380213 gene encoding uncharacterized protein LOC121380213 isoform X2 — MRKVPQQVVVVTAAVFDKDKKMWKKRGITCSSFTSVSFFPPIVSFCLYKHSSMHDLLQSVDQFALHVLANNQVRHAMHFANNPGEGSCQFEAIPHVQGKEGLPIIIGSLAVLLCRVHSIHTVGDHQVWYSRVTGVSVSEHLQDPLLYFIRSFCSVGDEVFLQAFEHATLPFEDWSHEAHIRMAWNYIREYGRDAATPHIKLGIQKFNEQNKDKIKTGYHETITVFFIHMVANAIKSCNPDMQFHEFLEEHRYLCDGDFMFQYYNKHTLFSEEARHRFIPPDKKPLP; from the exons ATGAGGAAAGTCCCTCAGCAAG TGGTAGTGGTGACCGCAGCAGTGTTTGACAAAGATAAGAAGATGTGGAAAAAACGAGGCATTACATGCAGCTCTTTTActagtgtttctttttttccaccCATTGTTTCATTCTGTCTTTACAAACACAG CAGTATGCATGATCTTCTGCAATCTGTGGACCAGTTCGCTCTTCATGTCTTAGCTAACAATCAG GTTCGGCATGCAATGCACTTTGCTAATAACCCTGGTGAAGGCAGTTGTCAGTTTGAAGCAATACCACATGTACAGGGGAAAGAG GGCCTTCCCATCATCATTGGCTCGTTAGCTGTGTTGCTCTGCCGAGTTCATTCCATCCACACAGTCGGCGATCACCAAGTCTGGTACAGCAGGGTCACCGGGGTCAGTGTCTCGGAACACTTACAAGATCCACTCTTGTATTTCATAAG GTCATTCTGCTCTGTTGGAGATGAGGTATTTCTGCAGGCATTTGAGCATGCGACGTTACCTTTTGAAGACTGGTCACATGAAGCCCACATCAGGATGGCGTGGAACTACATCAGAGAATATGGAAGAGACGCCGCCACACCTCATATTAA acTTGGGATACAGAAGtttaatgaacaaaataaagacaaa ATAAAAACAGGGTACCATGAAACAATCACCGTGTTTTTTATCCACATGGTGGCTAATGCCATTAAGTCGTGCAATCCCGACATGCAGTTTCACGAATTTTTAGAGGAACACAGATATCTGTGCGATGGAGACTTCATGTTTCAGTATTACAATAAACACACACTGTTCAGTGAGGAGGCCAGGCACAG ATTTATCCCCCCTGACAAGAAACCTTTACCATAA